A portion of the Roseovarius sp. SCSIO 43702 genome contains these proteins:
- the mazG gene encoding nucleoside triphosphate pyrophosphohydrolase: protein MPHAPDHDSPTERLLAIMRALRDPESGCPWDIEQDFATIAPYTIEEAYEVADAIEREAWDDLRGELGDLLLQVVFHAQIAADRGLFDFDDVARDVGQKMLDRHPHVFGNESRDKSAEQQTRDWEAIKAAERAAKAQTGTLDGVAVGLPALLRAMKLQKRAARIGFDWPETAQVVDKIAEEAAELREAAGSLPQEKIEEEMGDLLFVMANLARHLEVDPETALRRANAKFTRRFEWIEAALARDGRRPEESDLEEMDTLWNAAKAEGL, encoded by the coding sequence ATGCCCCACGCCCCCGATCACGACAGCCCGACCGAGCGCCTTCTCGCGATCATGCGCGCCCTGCGCGACCCCGAGAGCGGCTGCCCCTGGGATATCGAACAGGATTTCGCCACCATCGCCCCCTATACGATAGAAGAGGCCTACGAGGTGGCCGACGCCATCGAACGCGAAGCTTGGGATGACTTGCGGGGCGAACTGGGCGATCTGCTGTTGCAGGTCGTGTTCCACGCCCAGATCGCCGCCGACCGCGGTCTTTTCGATTTCGACGATGTCGCCCGCGACGTGGGCCAGAAGATGCTCGACCGTCACCCGCATGTCTTCGGCAACGAAAGCCGCGACAAGTCCGCCGAACAGCAGACGCGGGACTGGGAAGCCATCAAGGCCGCCGAACGCGCGGCGAAGGCCCAGACCGGCACGCTGGACGGCGTCGCCGTGGGCCTGCCCGCACTCCTGCGCGCGATGAAGCTCCAGAAACGCGCCGCGCGCATCGGCTTCGACTGGCCCGAAACGGCGCAGGTCGTCGACAAGATCGCCGAGGAGGCGGCCGAGCTGCGCGAAGCCGCGGGCAGCCTGCCGCAGGAGAAGATCGAGGAGGAAATGGGCGATCTGCTCTTCGTCATGGCCAATCTCGCGCGGCATCTCGAGGTCGATCCCGAGACCGCGCTGCGGCGCGCCAACGCCAAGTTCACCCGCCGCTTCGAATGGATCGAGGCCGCCCTCGCCCGCGATGGCCGCCGTCCCGAGGAAAGCGACCTCGAGGAAATGGACACGCTCTGGAACGCCGCGAAGGCCGAAGGGCTTTAG
- a CDS encoding M20 aminoacylase family protein, which yields MPVINRIAGFADDMAAWRRHLHRNPELGFDCHETARFVVEQLRGFGITQIETGIAESGVVAVIEGQGAGPVTGLRADMDALPMPDQSGAEWTSERAGVTHACGHDGHTAMLLGAARYLAETRNFAGKVALIFQPAEEGPGGAKVMVDEGVLDRYGIGEVFALHTMPGQEAGTFATCAGPVMAAVDTLHVEITGLGGHGALPHETRDPVVAACGIVQAIQTIVSRNNRAGDALVVSVTQIHTGSADNVIPQSAYVNGTIRTFDRDVQEMVHRRLQEIVAGQAASYGVEATLRIEVGYPATVNDAAAVDFAAEVARGVVRPEGVRTDRPRDMGAEDFAFMLEARRGAYLFLGQGEGPGLHNPAFDFNDAVAPVGASFLARLVERAQPVAQAAE from the coding sequence ATGCCGGTCATCAACCGGATCGCGGGGTTCGCCGACGACATGGCCGCATGGCGGCGCCATCTTCACCGAAACCCGGAGCTCGGCTTCGACTGTCACGAGACCGCGCGGTTCGTGGTCGAACAACTGCGTGGCTTCGGTATCACCCAGATCGAGACGGGCATCGCCGAAAGCGGTGTCGTCGCGGTGATCGAGGGGCAGGGCGCGGGGCCGGTCACGGGCCTGCGCGCGGATATGGACGCGCTGCCCATGCCGGATCAGAGCGGCGCGGAATGGACCTCGGAGCGTGCGGGGGTGACGCATGCCTGCGGACATGACGGGCACACCGCGATGCTTCTGGGCGCGGCGCGATACCTGGCGGAAACACGGAATTTCGCGGGCAAGGTGGCGCTCATCTTCCAGCCGGCCGAAGAGGGACCCGGGGGCGCCAAGGTGATGGTCGACGAAGGCGTGCTCGACCGCTACGGGATCGGGGAGGTCTTCGCGCTTCACACGATGCCGGGGCAGGAGGCGGGGACCTTCGCGACCTGTGCTGGCCCGGTCATGGCGGCGGTCGATACGCTGCATGTGGAGATCACCGGGCTCGGCGGGCACGGTGCACTGCCGCACGAGACGCGCGACCCGGTGGTCGCCGCCTGCGGCATCGTGCAGGCGATCCAGACCATCGTGAGCCGCAACAATCGCGCGGGCGACGCGCTTGTCGTGTCGGTGACGCAGATCCATACCGGAAGCGCCGACAACGTCATCCCGCAGAGTGCCTATGTGAATGGCACGATCCGCACCTTCGACAGGGACGTGCAGGAGATGGTTCATCGTCGCCTGCAGGAGATCGTGGCGGGCCAGGCCGCGAGCTATGGCGTCGAGGCGACGCTGCGGATCGAGGTGGGATACCCGGCCACGGTGAACGACGCGGCGGCGGTCGATTTTGCCGCCGAGGTGGCGCGCGGGGTGGTGAGGCCGGAGGGCGTGCGCACGGACCGTCCGCGCGACATGGGCGCCGAAGATTTCGCCTTCATGCTCGAGGCGCGGCGCGGGGCCTACCTGTTCCTGGGACAGGGCGAGGGGCCGGGGCTGCATAACCCGGCCTTCGATTTCAACGACGCGGTGGCGCCGGTGGGCGCGTCGTTCCTGGCGCGGCTGGTGGAGCGGGCGCAGCCGGTCGCCCAGGCCGCCGAATAG
- the speB gene encoding agmatinase — protein sequence MSLEDAKNQVDQAFTRESLRGLSSENAFGGATSFLRRRYTKDLDGVDIAITGVPFDQAVTNRPGTRLGPRAVREASTLQAFDAPYGWDGFDPMNDLDVVDYGDLAFDYANIPEFPKALTAHIKKILDAGAASIAIGGDHYISFPILRAYAEKFGPLSLVQFDAHTDTWPDDNMDRIDHGTMFYKAVKEGLVDPKRSVQVGIRTVNEDPLGVTIIDAREVHEKGPAAAAKRVREIVGDHPTYVTFDIDALDPGFAPGTGTPVWGGLTSGQAAILLRDIAGINMVGGDVVEVSPPFDAGGATAVAGAHVVTELLCLWGWTRRGRGRDDE from the coding sequence ATGTCGCTCGAAGACGCCAAGAACCAGGTCGACCAGGCCTTCACCCGCGAGAGCCTGCGCGGGCTGTCAAGCGAGAACGCCTTCGGCGGCGCCACCTCGTTCCTGCGGCGGCGCTATACCAAGGATCTGGACGGGGTGGATATCGCCATCACGGGTGTGCCCTTCGACCAGGCGGTCACGAACCGCCCCGGCACGCGGCTCGGCCCCCGCGCGGTGCGCGAGGCGAGCACGCTTCAGGCCTTCGACGCGCCCTACGGATGGGACGGGTTCGATCCGATGAACGATCTCGACGTGGTGGATTACGGCGACCTGGCCTTCGATTATGCCAATATCCCCGAGTTCCCCAAGGCGCTGACCGCGCATATCAAGAAGATCCTCGACGCGGGCGCGGCCAGTATCGCGATCGGCGGAGATCACTATATCTCGTTCCCGATCCTGCGCGCCTATGCCGAGAAGTTCGGGCCCCTGTCGCTCGTGCAGTTCGACGCGCATACCGATACCTGGCCCGACGACAACATGGACCGGATCGATCACGGCACGATGTTCTACAAGGCCGTGAAGGAAGGGCTCGTGGATCCGAAGCGCAGCGTGCAGGTGGGTATCCGCACGGTGAACGAGGATCCGCTCGGCGTCACGATCATCGACGCGCGGGAGGTGCACGAGAAGGGGCCCGCGGCGGCGGCAAAGCGTGTCCGCGAGATCGTGGGCGACCATCCGACCTACGTGACATTCGATATCGACGCGCTCGATCCCGGTTTCGCGCCCGGCACCGGCACGCCGGTTTGGGGTGGCCTCACGAGCGGGCAGGCGGCGATCCTGCTGCGCGATATCGCGGGGATCAACATGGTGGGCGGCGACGTGGTGGAGGTCTCGCCCCCCTTCGATGCGGGCGGTGCAACGGCGGTGGCGGGCGCGCATGTGGTGACGGAGCTTCTGTGTCTCTGGGGCTGGACGCGGCGTGGCCGGGGTCGGGACGATGAGTGA
- a CDS encoding DUF1499 domain-containing protein, with translation MKWVVGLGVVVGALVLGGALYVRLAPSDPARWHRPADLSGFGHFEGSNWHVWRGSGDRALFERLDGIIREEPRTKVLAGSVEEGMITYVTRSKVWGFPDYATLRLYGDAGDEDGPRHIEINSRARFGKSDLGVNRARVERWLAAAGQGG, from the coding sequence ATGAAATGGGTCGTGGGCCTTGGGGTCGTCGTGGGGGCGCTGGTGCTGGGGGGCGCGCTTTACGTGCGGCTTGCCCCGAGCGATCCGGCGCGCTGGCACAGGCCGGCCGACCTGTCGGGGTTTGGTCATTTCGAAGGCTCCAACTGGCATGTGTGGCGCGGGAGCGGAGATCGCGCCCTGTTCGAGCGGTTGGACGGGATCATCCGCGAGGAGCCGCGCACCAAGGTGCTGGCCGGATCGGTCGAGGAGGGGATGATAACCTACGTGACGCGCTCGAAAGTGTGGGGCTTTCCGGATTACGCGACGCTCCGGCTTTACGGGGACGCGGGCGATGAAGACGGCCCGCGCCACATCGAGATCAACAGCCGCGCGCGTTTCGGCAAGAGCGATCTAGGAGTCAACCGCGCCCGGGTCGAGAGATGGCTCGCCGCTGCCGGGCAAGGCGGATGA
- the prfA gene encoding peptide chain release factor 1 codes for MLPQDRLIQIRERFEYLEAAMAEGSNDIARLGREYAELRPVVEEIRAYEAARRALDEARAMLDDPEMGALAREEVETLEAELPEREAALQLALLPRDEADARSAILEIRPGTGGEEAALFAGDLLRMYARYAESRGWTFDVVEENATELGGVREAVVHVKGEGVFARLKFESGVHRVQRVPETESGGRIHTSAATVAVLPEAQEVDVSIDPGDIRIDTMRASGAGGQHVNTTDSAVRITHLPTGIVVTSSEKSQHRNREIAMQVLRTRLFDLERQKAHDARSASRAAQVGSGDRSERIRTYNFPQGRMTDHRINLTLYKLDQVMQGDLDEVIDALTADAQAAMLAEMGA; via the coding sequence ATGTTGCCCCAGGACCGCCTGATCCAGATCCGAGAGCGTTTCGAGTATCTCGAGGCCGCGATGGCCGAGGGATCGAACGATATCGCGCGGCTGGGCCGGGAATATGCCGAGCTTCGGCCCGTGGTCGAGGAAATCCGCGCCTACGAGGCGGCGCGGCGGGCGCTCGACGAGGCGCGGGCGATGCTGGACGACCCCGAGATGGGGGCGCTTGCGCGCGAGGAAGTCGAGACGCTTGAGGCCGAACTGCCCGAGCGGGAGGCGGCGCTGCAATTGGCGCTTCTTCCGCGCGACGAGGCCGATGCGCGTTCGGCCATCCTCGAGATCCGGCCGGGCACGGGCGGCGAGGAGGCGGCGCTTTTCGCGGGCGACCTGCTCAGGATGTATGCGCGTTACGCCGAGAGCCGTGGCTGGACCTTTGACGTGGTCGAGGAGAATGCCACCGAGCTGGGCGGCGTGCGCGAAGCGGTGGTGCATGTGAAGGGCGAGGGGGTGTTCGCCCGGCTCAAGTTCGAAAGCGGGGTGCATCGCGTGCAGCGCGTGCCCGAGACCGAAAGCGGCGGGCGCATCCACACCAGCGCCGCGACGGTGGCCGTGCTGCCCGAGGCGCAGGAGGTCGACGTGAGCATCGACCCGGGCGATATCCGCATCGACACGATGCGCGCGAGCGGCGCGGGAGGACAGCACGTCAATACCACCGATTCGGCGGTGCGGATCACCCACTTGCCGACCGGTATCGTCGTCACGAGCTCGGAGAAATCGCAGCATCGCAACCGCGAAATCGCGATGCAGGTTCTGCGCACGCGGCTATTCGACCTCGAGCGGCAGAAGGCGCATGACGCGCGTAGCGCCTCGCGTGCCGCGCAGGTCGGGTCGGGCGACCGGAGCGAGCGTATACGCACCTACAACTTCCCCCAGGGCCGCATGACGGATCACCGCATCAACCTCACGCTCTACAAGCTCGACCAGGTGATGCAGGGCGATCTGGACGAGGTGATCGACGCGCTGACGGCGGACGCGCAGGCGGCGATGCTGGCGGAGATGGGGGCGTGA
- the prmC gene encoding peptide chain release factor N(5)-glutamine methyltransferase: protein MVRAALRLATGILEREGIDGAARDARRMMAHALGVGADRVTLHLGDEMTVAQEALFRAFVERRLDRQPVSQIVGARLFHGREFLVTPDVLDPRPETETLVHEALSKPFASVLDLGTGTGCILLSLLSDRPEARGVGVDRSAAALGVAERNAERLGVAGRCKLIQSDWFEAVEGRFDLIVSNPPYIAAEEMAALAPELAHEPRMALTDEGDGLGAYRAIARGAAAHLAPAGRILLEIGPTQGESVASLLSGAGFGEVRIVPDLDDRDRVVVAKAPESA from the coding sequence ATGGTGCGTGCGGCGCTGCGTCTTGCGACGGGGATTCTGGAGCGCGAGGGGATCGACGGGGCCGCGCGGGATGCCCGCAGGATGATGGCCCATGCGCTCGGGGTCGGGGCGGATCGCGTCACGCTGCATTTGGGAGACGAGATGACCGTGGCGCAGGAGGCGCTCTTCCGCGCGTTCGTCGAGCGCAGGCTCGACCGTCAGCCGGTGTCGCAGATCGTGGGGGCCCGCCTGTTTCACGGGCGCGAGTTTCTCGTGACGCCCGATGTGCTGGACCCCAGGCCCGAGACCGAGACGCTGGTGCATGAGGCGTTGTCGAAGCCGTTTGCGTCGGTTCTGGATCTCGGGACGGGGACGGGCTGCATCCTGCTCAGCCTGCTGTCGGACCGGCCGGAGGCCAGGGGCGTCGGCGTGGACCGCAGCGCGGCGGCGCTTGGCGTCGCGGAGCGCAACGCGGAGCGTCTCGGTGTTGCCGGGCGGTGCAAGCTCATTCAGTCGGACTGGTTCGAGGCTGTGGAGGGGCGTTTCGACCTGATCGTGTCGAACCCGCCCTATATCGCGGCGGAGGAGATGGCCGCGCTGGCCCCGGAACTGGCGCATGAGCCGCGCATGGCGTTGACCGACGAAGGCGACGGGCTTGGGGCCTATCGCGCCATCGCGCGGGGGGCAGCGGCACATTTGGCGCCAGCGGGCCGGATCCTGCTCGAGATCGGGCCGACGCAGGGGGAAAGTGTCGCCTCGCTCCTGTCAGGCGCGGGTTTCGGAGAGGTCCGGATCGTGCCCGATCTTGACGATCGTGACCGCGTTGTCGTGGCAAAAGCGCCCGAATCCGCCTGA
- a CDS encoding DUF4167 domain-containing protein, giving the protein MRSQKSRSRNKSNRNSNRSMGNVTNRVFDSSGPEGKVRGTPQQVIEKYNQLARDAQLSGDRVATENFQQHAEHYLRLLGAAQKEQDARREEQERQNRERQAERDRERSDRQERDGNPADDGNADQPQGGSEPKDGDSNLVETPENKADAPKRARKPRRKPKQDGDPDASDENGQDKQDDKGASPEAAE; this is encoded by the coding sequence ATGAGATCACAAAAGTCACGTTCGCGTAACAAATCGAACCGCAACAGCAACCGGTCGATGGGCAATGTCACGAACCGGGTGTTCGACAGTTCGGGACCCGAGGGCAAGGTGCGCGGCACGCCACAGCAGGTCATCGAGAAATACAACCAGCTTGCCCGCGATGCGCAACTTTCGGGGGACCGGGTCGCGACCGAGAATTTCCAGCAGCATGCGGAGCATTACCTGCGCCTGCTGGGAGCCGCCCAGAAGGAACAGGACGCCCGCCGCGAGGAGCAGGAGCGCCAGAACCGCGAACGCCAGGCCGAGCGTGATCGCGAACGTTCCGACCGCCAGGAGCGCGACGGCAACCCGGCCGACGATGGCAATGCCGACCAGCCGCAGGGCGGATCGGAGCCGAAGGACGGCGACAGCAATCTCGTCGAGACGCCCGAGAACAAGGCTGACGCGCCGAAGCGCGCGCGCAAGCCGCGCCGCAAGCCCAAGCAGGACGGGGACCCGGACGCCTCCGACGAAAACGGACAGGACAAACAGGACGACAAGGGAGCCTCGCCCGAAGCGGCGGAATGA
- a CDS encoding LysR family transcriptional regulator, producing the protein MDWDKLRIFHAVADAGSLTHAGDQLHLSQSAVSRQIRGLEESLNATLFHRHARGLILTEQGELLFDATRAMMKRLEAATARIRDSEEEVFGELRVTTTVGFGTLWLAPRLPKLFAKYPDLNIDLMLEESVLDLPMREADVAIRMKEPSQADLIRKRLMSIRMRLYASSTYLEAHGEPKSMDDLEGHRLICQNPSAAQVGAGAMLVAELMAAGVPSKLTVNNYFGVLQGVLYDVGIGVLPDYLTLDFPNLVRVLPEVESVEVPVFLAYPEELRHSQRIAIFRDFVQEEIFDYRKTQKTSELPQTG; encoded by the coding sequence ATGGATTGGGACAAGCTCAGAATATTTCACGCGGTCGCCGACGCCGGCAGCTTGACCCACGCGGGTGATCAGCTCCACCTGTCGCAATCGGCGGTGTCCCGGCAGATTCGCGGCCTCGAGGAATCGCTCAACGCCACGCTCTTTCACCGCCACGCGCGGGGACTGATTCTCACCGAACAGGGCGAGCTTCTCTTCGACGCGACCCGCGCCATGATGAAGCGGCTCGAGGCGGCCACCGCGCGCATCCGCGACAGCGAGGAAGAGGTGTTCGGCGAATTGCGCGTCACGACCACCGTCGGTTTCGGGACGCTATGGCTCGCCCCGCGGCTGCCCAAGCTCTTCGCCAAGTACCCCGATCTCAACATCGACCTCATGCTCGAGGAATCCGTCCTCGACCTGCCGATGCGCGAAGCCGACGTCGCCATCCGCATGAAAGAGCCGAGCCAGGCCGATCTCATCCGCAAGCGGCTCATGAGCATCCGCATGCGTCTCTATGCGTCTTCGACCTATCTCGAGGCACATGGCGAGCCGAAGAGCATGGACGATCTCGAGGGCCACCGCCTCATCTGTCAGAACCCGAGCGCGGCGCAGGTGGGCGCGGGCGCGATGCTCGTGGCGGAACTCATGGCGGCGGGCGTGCCGTCCAAACTGACGGTCAACAACTACTTCGGCGTGCTCCAGGGGGTGCTCTACGACGTCGGCATCGGCGTGCTTCCCGATTACCTCACGCTCGACTTCCCGAATCTCGTGCGCGTTCTTCCGGAGGTGGAGTCCGTCGAGGTGCCCGTCTTCCTCGCCTATCCCGAGGAATTGCGTCATTCGCAACGCATCGCGATCTTCCGAGACTTCGTGCAGGAAGAGATTTTCGACTACCGGAAGACCCAGAAAACCAGCGAATTGCCCCAGACCGGGTGA
- a CDS encoding indolepyruvate ferredoxin oxidoreductase family protein: MSKHEISLSDRFDLEKGEILLNGTQALVRLMLMQAWRDRKAGLDTAGYVTGYRGSPLGAVDLQMRRAEKLLAESNVKFEEGLNEDLAATALWGTQQAELRGEGKYDGVFGLWYGKGPGVDRSGDVMRHANMAGTSKHGGVLMAMGDDHTGESSTVCHQSDWALVDAYMPVLSPAGVQEILDYGLYGFAMSRFAGVWCGLKTMKDTVEVTSVVDGRPDRMQFVTPEFDMPEDGLNIRLGDHWIPQEARMIDYKRYAAEEFAHANQIDKRMWGKPGAKIGFVAAGKNWLDLVHALDLLGIDADEAERLGITTYKIGQTFPMDMKGFYEWADGLDLIVVVEEKRKLIEVQIKEAIFDYRKGRRVYGWYKGGAGGMHQEELFPTRMALDPVMVADKIGHILIEEGRGTDAVKAGLARIEEARKSDNAEDIANRLPYFCSGCPHNTSTKVPEGSRAGAGIGCHIMALWMDRETSGYTHMGGEGANWIGEAPFSTREHVFQNLGDGTYNHSGILAIRAALAAGVNITYKILYNDAVAMTGGQTNEGGLDAPRIVNELRAMGVKHVAVVYDEKEDVDPGAFPRDVKLHERDEMMQVQEDFTKIEGVSAIVYIQTCAAEKRRRRKRGTFPDPDKRVFINTDVCEGCGDCGVQSNCVSIVPVETELGRKRAIDQSSCNKDYSCLKGFCPSFVTLEGAKIRKEAATDLDLPDLPEPELPKIDGTHNVVITGVGGTGVVTIGAVMAQAAQIDGKGAGMMEMAGLAQKGGAVHIHCRIADKPSDIHAIRVATGEAHALIGGDLVVSAGAKTLGLTRRGQTGAVVNNHEIITGDFTRDANFQLPFDRLGVAIKARLGDAVQMFDATELARVTMGDSIYSNMMVFGAAWQKGLVPLTRDAIAEAIRLNGAAVERNLRAFEIGRWAALHPQEAERMSKPNVVEMPKSVEDRIAYRVDHLEAYQGKRLAKRYRKLVDSIEDETLREAVAKGYHKLLAYKDEYEVARLLLTSEDKAREEFGGDFRMTYHLAPPLLARRGPDGRPQKRAFGAWMRRPMKVLAAMKGLRGTPFDPFGYTAERKMERALIRQYEADMAEVLPELGPETHDMIVALAELPLEIRGFGPVKQAAEAKAAKRRESLLAGIRQGGAPAEEAAQ, from the coding sequence ATGAGCAAGCATGAGATTTCACTGAGCGACCGTTTCGACCTCGAGAAGGGCGAGATCCTTCTCAACGGGACGCAGGCTCTCGTCCGATTGATGCTGATGCAGGCCTGGCGCGATAGGAAAGCGGGACTCGACACGGCCGGATACGTCACCGGCTATCGCGGCTCGCCCCTGGGCGCGGTCGATCTTCAGATGCGGCGGGCCGAGAAGCTTCTGGCGGAAAGCAACGTCAAGTTCGAGGAGGGCCTGAACGAGGACCTGGCCGCCACGGCGCTCTGGGGCACGCAGCAGGCCGAGCTGCGCGGCGAGGGCAAGTATGATGGTGTCTTCGGCCTCTGGTACGGCAAGGGACCGGGAGTGGACCGGTCGGGCGACGTGATGCGGCACGCCAACATGGCGGGCACGTCGAAACATGGCGGCGTCCTCATGGCGATGGGCGACGACCACACCGGAGAAAGTTCGACGGTTTGCCACCAGTCGGACTGGGCGCTCGTGGATGCCTACATGCCGGTCCTGTCGCCCGCGGGAGTGCAGGAGATCCTCGATTACGGGCTCTATGGCTTCGCGATGAGCCGTTTCGCGGGCGTGTGGTGCGGGCTCAAGACCATGAAGGACACGGTCGAGGTGACGAGCGTGGTGGATGGCCGTCCCGACCGGATGCAGTTCGTCACGCCCGAATTCGACATGCCCGAGGACGGCCTCAACATCCGCCTCGGGGATCACTGGATCCCGCAGGAGGCGCGGATGATCGATTACAAGCGCTATGCCGCCGAGGAGTTCGCCCACGCCAACCAGATCGACAAGCGGATGTGGGGCAAGCCCGGTGCCAAGATCGGGTTCGTCGCGGCCGGCAAGAACTGGCTCGATCTCGTGCATGCGCTCGACCTGCTGGGTATCGACGCGGACGAGGCCGAGCGGCTGGGCATCACCACCTACAAGATCGGGCAAACCTTCCCGATGGACATGAAGGGCTTCTACGAGTGGGCCGACGGGCTCGACCTCATCGTCGTGGTCGAGGAGAAGCGCAAGCTGATCGAGGTGCAGATCAAGGAGGCGATCTTCGACTATCGCAAGGGCCGGCGCGTCTATGGTTGGTACAAGGGCGGAGCGGGTGGCATGCACCAGGAGGAGCTGTTTCCGACGCGCATGGCGCTCGATCCGGTCATGGTGGCCGACAAGATCGGACATATCCTGATCGAGGAGGGACGCGGCACCGACGCGGTGAAGGCGGGACTTGCCCGGATCGAGGAGGCGCGGAAATCCGACAATGCCGAGGATATCGCGAACCGGTTGCCGTATTTCTGTTCGGGTTGCCCGCACAATACCTCTACCAAGGTGCCGGAAGGAAGCCGCGCGGGTGCGGGTATCGGCTGTCATATCATGGCGCTCTGGATGGACCGCGAGACCAGCGGTTACACGCATATGGGCGGCGAGGGGGCCAACTGGATCGGGGAGGCGCCGTTCTCGACCCGCGAGCACGTGTTCCAGAACCTCGGAGACGGCACCTACAACCACTCGGGGATCCTCGCCATTCGTGCGGCGCTCGCGGCCGGGGTGAACATCACCTACAAGATCCTCTACAACGACGCGGTCGCGATGACGGGCGGGCAGACCAACGAAGGCGGGCTCGACGCGCCGCGCATCGTGAACGAGCTGCGGGCCATGGGAGTGAAGCACGTGGCCGTCGTCTATGACGAGAAGGAGGACGTGGACCCGGGCGCCTTCCCGCGCGATGTGAAGCTGCACGAGCGCGACGAGATGATGCAGGTGCAGGAGGATTTCACCAAGATCGAGGGTGTGAGCGCGATCGTCTACATCCAGACCTGCGCGGCCGAGAAGCGCCGCCGCCGCAAGCGCGGCACCTTCCCCGATCCCGACAAGCGCGTCTTCATCAACACCGATGTCTGCGAGGGGTGCGGCGATTGCGGGGTTCAGTCGAACTGCGTGAGCATCGTGCCGGTCGAGACGGAACTCGGCCGGAAGCGCGCGATCGACCAGTCGAGCTGCAACAAGGATTACAGTTGTCTCAAGGGGTTCTGCCCCTCCTTCGTGACGCTCGAGGGCGCGAAGATCAGGAAGGAGGCGGCGACCGACCTGGACCTGCCGGACCTGCCCGAGCCCGAGTTGCCGAAGATCGACGGCACCCACAACGTGGTCATCACCGGCGTGGGCGGCACGGGTGTCGTGACCATCGGGGCCGTCATGGCGCAGGCCGCGCAGATCGACGGCAAGGGTGCGGGGATGATGGAGATGGCCGGCCTGGCCCAGAAGGGCGGCGCGGTGCATATCCATTGCCGCATCGCCGACAAGCCGTCCGATATCCACGCGATCCGCGTTGCCACCGGCGAGGCGCACGCGCTGATCGGGGGCGACCTCGTGGTGAGCGCGGGTGCCAAGACGCTGGGCCTCACGCGGCGCGGGCAAACCGGGGCGGTGGTCAACAACCACGAGATCATCACCGGCGATTTCACGCGGGATGCGAATTTCCAACTGCCCTTCGACCGGCTGGGTGTGGCGATCAAGGCGCGGCTCGGCGATGCGGTGCAGATGTTCGACGCGACCGAGCTGGCGCGTGTGACGATGGGCGATTCGATTTATTCCAACATGATGGTCTTCGGCGCCGCGTGGCAGAAGGGGCTTGTCCCGCTCACCCGTGACGCGATTGCCGAGGCGATCCGGTTGAACGGTGCCGCCGTCGAGCGGAACCTGCGTGCCTTCGAGATCGGCCGCTGGGCCGCGCTCCATCCGCAGGAGGCGGAGCGCATGAGCAAGCCGAATGTCGTGGAGATGCCAAAAAGCGTGGAGGATCGGATTGCCTATCGCGTCGATCACCTGGAGGCGTACCAGGGCAAACGGCTGGCGAAACGCTATCGCAAGCTCGTGGACTCGATCGAGGACGAGACGCTGCGCGAGGCCGTGGCGAAAGGATATCACAAGTTGCTGGCCTACAAGGACGAATACGAGGTCGCCCGCCTGCTTCTCACAAGCGAGGACAAGGCGCGCGAGGAGTTCGGCGGGGATTTCCGCATGACCTATCACCTGGCGCCGCCGCTTCTGGCCCGGCGGGGGCCGGACGGGCGGCCGCAGAAACGGGCCTTCGGCGCGTGGATGCGGCGGCCGATGAAGGTGCTGGCGGCGATGAAGGGCCTGCGCGGGACGCCGTTCGATCCGTTCGGCTACACCGCCGAGCGCAAGATGGAGCGCGCGCTCATCAGGCAATACGAGGCCGACATGGCCGAGGTTCTGCCCGAGCTCGGCCCCGAAACGCACGACATGATCGTGGCGCTGGCCGAACTGCCGCTCGAGATCCGAGGTTTCGGGCCAGTGAAACAGGCCGCCGAGGCCAAGGCCGCCAAGCGGCGCGAAAGCCTGCTGGCCGGAATCCGGCAAGGCGGGGCGCCGGCGGAGGAGGCCGCGCAGTAA